CCGTGCGATCGCCTATTCCAGTTTAGCCATCAGTTTCCTAGGTTTAATTGTCTGGGCTCACCATATGTTCACCAGTGGCACCCCCGGATGGTTAAGGATGTTTTTCATGGCTACCACCATGTTAATCGCTGTACCCACAGGAATTAAGGTATTTAGTTGGTGTGCCACCATGTGGGGCGGTAAAATTGAACTTAATAGCCCCATGTTATTCGCCATCGGCTTTTTATCATCCTTCCTCATCGGCGGTATCACAGGGGTAATGGTAGCCTCTGTACCCTTCGATATTCATGTCCATGATACCTATTTTGTGGTCGGACATTTCCACTATGTATTGTTTGGAGGTTCCGCCCTAGCCCTATTTTCTGGGTTTTACCACTGGTTCCCGAAAATGACAGGGAAAAACTACCATGAAGGTTTAGGCAGACTACATTTTATCCTTACCTTTATCGGCTTAAACCTTACCTTTATGCCCATGCACCAATTGGGCTTGATGGGGATGAATCGCCGTATCGCTTTATATGATGTGGAATTTCAACCCCTCAACCTCCTTAGCACCGCAGGGGCTTATACCATGGCAATCTCTACCCTTCCTTTTCTGATTAATATGGTGTGGACTCTATTTAAAGGTACCCAAGCCGAGCGTAATCCTTGGCGTGCGCTTACCCTTGAATGGCAAACCGCTTCCCCTCCAATTATCGAAAATTTCGAGGAGGAGCCTGTGTTATGGAGTGGGCCTTATGATTATGGTATTGATGAAGAATATGACTATGAGGAGGAAACTGTCTCGGATATGTTGGCAGATGTGGGAGTTAAATAATTGATAATTTCTAGCCCCCCTAACCCCCCAAGTTTGGGGGGAAATCATCTCTCATACTGGGGTGGGTAATGCCCACCATTCCCCTCTTCTTCTGAAGATTTTATGCACATTATAAGAAAATAAGTAATTATGCAAAGTACAGATATAAATTCACAAGTTACCGTCGGTTATGAAAAAGAAGCCGAAGGTGGACATCATGGACATCCTGATTTTAGGATGTTTGGTTTGGTGTTATTTTTGGTGGCGGAAAGTATGATCTTTTTTGGTCTTTTCAGTGCCTATATGATTTACTATGCCACCATGCCTGAGTGGCCCATGGGTGATATTGAGTTAGAGTTACTTTTACCCGGTATTAATAGCGTTATTCTAATTTCTAGTAGCTTTGTGATGCACAAGGGGCAAAGTTGCATTAAAAATAATGATGAAAAGGGTTTAAGAGTCTGGTTTGGCATTACTGCCCTGATGGGGGCGATTTTCCTAGCCGGGCAGGGTTACGAGTATGCTACCACTGGTTTTGGTTTGACGGACAATCTTTTTGCTAGTTGTTTTTATGTGTTGACTGGTTTCCACGGTTTGCACGTTGCCGCTGGTTTGTCGTTTATTTTGGCGGTTTTATGGCGATCGCGCCAGGCTGGTCATTATTCAGCCGAAAATCATTTTGGTGTGGAAGCTGCGGAGTTATATTGGCATTTTGTGGATGTGGTTTGGATCATCCTTTTCGGTTTGGTTTATCTTTTGCCCCTTACTTAACTTTTTTGATGGTGGGCAATGCCCACCCTACACTAACTAACCCGAGTTCAGGATAAAATTTATAGTCTTGTAAAGGTGACAGGTATCGGGTGTCAGGGAGGCAAGGGTTTTAAACCCCTTGTTAAGAATTTACAAAAACTGTATGTTAATTAATTTTCTGGTATTTAGTTCCATCAAGAAACTAATAAAAGCAGATCGTATTTTAAACCTGCAACCTGCAACCTGTAACCTAACCATTGCCTATCTTTTTTATGGTAAGATAGATGTTGCTCTATATTTCTTACAAGTTACTGGTAATTAATGATTTACCCTGATTTCGATGAATTTTCTTCGTTAACCAACCAAGGAAACTTTATTCCTGTCTATCAAGAATTAGTGGCAGATTTAGAAACCCCTGTTTCCGCTTGGTATAAGGTATGCGCAGATCAACCCTACAGTTTTTTATTGGAATCAGTGGAAGGTGGAGAAAACCTCGGACGTTATAGTTTTCTGGGTTGTGATCCTGTTTGGACACTAGAAGCTAGGGGACATCATACCACCAAAACCCATCGGCAGGGCAAGGTAGAGGTTTTTACTGGTAATCCTTTCGATATTCTTTCTAGTTGTCTCGAGTCTATTAAACCTGTCCATTTACCCCAACTTCCCCCCGATATTGGCGGTTTGTTTGGTTATTGGGGTTATGAGTTGATTTCTTGGATTGAACCCAAGGTGAAAGTGTATCCACCCAAGGAGGGTGATTTACCCGATGGGATGTGGATGCAAGTGGATAATCTCTTGATTTTTGATCAGGTAAAACGTAAAATATGGGCGATCGCCTATGCAGACTTAAGACAAAAACACCTTACCCTAGAAGAAATCTATCAACAAGCCTGTGACAAAATTAATAAATTAGTCCTCAAACTCCAGTTACCCCTACCCACCACCGCCAAACCCTTGGAGTTTAACCCCAATAAACCCGTTAATTCGACTAATTTAGAAAACTATCAGAGTAACACCACCAAAGAACAATTTACCGCCAGTGTTGCCAAAGCCAAGGAATACATCAAAGCGGGGGATATTTTTCAGGTAGTAATTTCCCAAAGACTACAATCTTATTACAGCGGACATCCCTTTGAATTATATCGCTCCCTCAGATTAATAAATCCCTCCCCCTACATGGCTTTCTATAACTTCGATGGATGGCAGTTAATCGGCTCATCCCCCGAGGTGATGGTAAAAGCCGAAAAAGACGAACAAGGCAAAACCAAAGCCACCCTACGCCCCATTGCGGGAACTCGCCCTAGGGGCAAAACTCCCCAAGAAGATCAAGCCCTTGCCCAAGATTTATTACAAGATCCCAAAGAAATCGCAGAACATGTTATGCTGGTGGACTTAGGCAGAAATGATCTCGGTAGGGTATGCCATAAAGGTACTGTTACTGTAGATGAATTGATGGTAATTGAGCGTTATTCCCACGTAATGCACATCGTCAGCAACGTTACAGGGGAATTAGAAGAAAAATATACCCCTTGGGATTTACTCAAAGCGGCTTTTCCCGCAGGTACTGTCAGCGGTGCTCCCAAAATCCGAGCCATGGAAATTATCAACGAATTAGAGCCTGAAAGGAGAGGACCTTATTCTGGGGTATATGGTTATTATAACTTTGAAGGTCAATTAAATACCGCCATCACTATCCGCACCATGATTGTAGAAAAAGCCCAAGGGGCAGAAAACCACCGAGTTTATCTTCAAGCAGGGGCTGGATTAGTGGCAGATTCTGATCCCGATAAGGAGTATCAGGAAACCATCAACAAAGCTAAAGGATTACTCGAAGCTATCAGGAGTTTAGGGTAATTTTTCAGCACACTTTATTTATTTTTAATCATGGTTTGGAGTGAAGGCTACGTTTCCGAAATTAATTATACCAACGGTTTCTATGGGGAATTAAGCCCCCTAAAACTTTCCTTAGCAACGGCATTAAAATCCATTCATCCCCCCAATACAGGTAAACCCTTCACCTATTGCGAGTTGGCTTGTGGTAGGGGTTATACCACCAATCTTTTGGCATCCGCCTATCCCGAAGCCCAATTTTATGCCAATGATTTTAACCCCAATCATATCCTCGAGGCGAAAACCCTAGCCGAGTCAGCAAACACAACCAACGTGCATTTTTTTGATGATAGTTTTGCTGAATTTATCCATCAAGACTTACCAGACTTTGATTTTATTGTTTTGCATGGTATCTATAGCTGGATTACCCCCGAAAACCGAGGTTTTATCGTTGATTTTATTCGCCAAAAATTGAAGGTGGGGGGCATTGTTTATATTTCCTACAATACCTTACCCGGTTGGTCTGCTGCCATGCCCATGCAAGGCTTGATGTTAAAACACCGCCAACATTCTTCCGCCCCTATTTTGGAAAGTGTGGAGGAGGCGTTAAATTTTACTGAAAGTTTAATGAATGCCAATGCTGGTTATTTTTTACAAAATCCTTCTCTCAAGACAAGGTTTGAGAATTTAAAATCCCAAAACCGCCATTATCTAGCCCATGAATATTTTAATGAGCAGTGGAATAGTTTTTATTTTGACCAAGTGGCTCAGGAATTGGAAGATGCTAAATTGAGTTATGTGGCTTCGGCACAGGTGTTGGATAATATTGATGTGTTGAATTTTTCTGCTGATGCTCAAAAGATTTTATCTCAGATAAAGGATGGTACTTATAAGGAAGTGGTAAGGGATTTTTGTTTGAATACTCAGTTTCGCCGAGATATTTTTGCTAAGGGTAAATTGGGCATGATGCCGGGGGAACAGGTTAGTATTATGAATAGTTTTCGTTATGCTTTAATGGTGCCGACAGATAGCATTAAGTTAAAGCATACTTTTTCTGTGGGAGAGGTAAGTTTACAGGAGGAGATTTATATTCCTATCATTAATGCTTTGAGTAAGTCTCCTTTGACGATGGCACAGTTACAAAATGATGGGGCTGTGAAAAAAATTGCGGTCAATAATATTTATCAGGCTTTAATTGTTTTGACTGGGTTGGGTTATATTCATCCTGCGGTGGATGATGAAACCTGTCAACGGCGAAAGGTGTCTACGGATGCTTTTAATAGGGCAATTGAGGAGAAGGCTTTTGTCACGGATGAAATGGCTTATCTGGCTTCTCCGTTAATTGGTACTGGAGTTGCGGTTAATTCTTTGGAACAGTTGTTGATATATGCTAAGGGAAGGGATAAGAATCCTGTGAAGTTTTTATGGGATATTTTTTCTAAGCAGGGTAAAAGATTGGTGAAGGATAATAAAGTATTACAAACTCCCGAGGAAAATATTGCCCATATTGAAGGTGTGGCAAAGGATTTTTATGGTAGTCGTTTTGATACTTTGAAAAAGTTGGGCATTGATTAAGTGCTTAAATCCCTATCGTCGATTAACTTTTCTTTTGGGTTGAGGTTTTTTGGAGGTGATTTTTTTTATCCTTCGCTGTGGTTTTCGAGTGGTTTTTTTCTTTCTGCGTTTTTTTAGCCATGAGTCAATGATGTCGGCTAGGTAATGACTCATGGCACCTAATTCTAAGCCGATGAATAGGGCGATGATTTCTTTTAGATAGATTTCTCCTATCACGGTGAGGTTATCAATTATTTGTTGCCATTGCCATATCTGGGGAAAAGTTATAAGGGCGATCGCCCCTAGCACGATACCAAGTAGGAGTAAAATAAAACAAAGATATAAACTGCGAATCACCGTGCCAATGATAAAACCGTGGGAAAAAAAAGAACGATGGGGCAAATATTTCTGATAGGGTAACCAAATAAACTTAAAATAACCCCATCTTTTAAATTGCACGGAATAAATATCTAAGTCAGGACCAAACATTAACCCGCTAAATAAAAATCCTGAAGCGACTACAAAGCCTGTTAATAGGTCTTTTGAGATGATTATAGTACCTATAAAAATCCATGGTAAACAAAGCCATGTAATTCGATCATGATTTTTTCCTGAAGTCATGTTGCATTTTTTAAAAAGAGTTGTTATACTTATAAAGGTGAACGCAACGAGGGCGATTAGCTCAGCGGTAGAGCGCCTGCCTTACAAGCAGGATGCCACTGGTTCAAATCCAGTATCGCCCATTTTTAAGAACAAATCAAGAAATTCGCTCCATAAGGGGTGATTTTTTGTTTCTGGCAAAACTCACATTCAAACGGTCGTGATATTATGAATAGATATTTATTATTGTACTCAAGTTAAGTGCGATCGCCCATGAAACCAATTAAAAATAAAAAGAGATATTTATTACTAACAATTGCCATCATCACCATTGGGTGGAGTACAATCATGGGCAGTCTTACCGCCAAAGTAATGGCAAATCCCATCGGTTCAAAATCCGTTGATAAAGTTGCTGATAACTATAGAGTAGGAAAAGAATTATACTTAGAAAATTGCTCCACCTGTCATATCGCCATTCCCCCCGCCGTATTACCTACCGAAACATGGAAAACCATCCTAGAAAATCCCCTCAACCATTATGGCACTAGACTAGAAGGAATAATTCGCTTCAATCAAGTATTAATGTGGCAATATCTAAGCACCTACTCTCGTCCTATTTCCGTTAACGAAAGAGAGCCAAAATTTATCGCCCAATCCCGTTATTTTTTTGCTCTTCACCCCGGAGTTGATTTACCTTCACCCGTAGGACATACCAGTTGTGTTGAATGTCATTCTCGAGCTTCTGAGTTTGATTTTCGCACCCTAGACTAATTAATAGTCAATACCTTTTTGTAAAAAAGAAGTGGCATCCTTGGCATTCATAGGTTTACTAAAATAATAACCTTGCATTTGCCTACAGTTTAAATCAACTAATAATTTTAACTGTTCATCATTTTCTATACCTTCAGCTACTACCTGTAAATTCATTCCTTTACCTAAAGTTACCACTGCGGAAATAATTGCCAAATCCTCTTTTTTATTCTTTAATTCCCTCACAAAACTTTGATCAATTTTTATTTTACCAAAAGGAAATTTTTTTAAATATCCTAAAGAAGAATAACCAGTACCAAAGTCATCCATCGCCACCAACACCCCTAAATTACTTAATTGATCTAATATTTTTTTCGCTAAATCAGGGTTTTGAATAATACTACTTTCTGTAATTTCTGCCTCCAAAAACTTAGGAGATAAATTAGTTTTTTTAAGAATATTAGCAATAGTATAAACAAGGTTTTTTTGCTGAAATTGTCGAGCAGAAATATTAACTGCAATTTTTAGATCAGTGTATCCTAAATCATGCCATATTTGATTTTGTTGACAGGCTTCTTCAATTACCCACTCACCAATAGGACAAATTAGTCCAGTTTGTTCGGCAATGGGTATAAAATTATTAGGAGCAACCCTACCAAGTTGAGGATGATTCCAACGAATTAACGCCTCCATACCAATAATTGTTTTACTGATAATATTAATTTGTGGTTGATAATATAATTCAAACTCATTATTATGTAAGGCATTATAAAGATAACTTTCTATTTGTAATAATTCTGTATTTCTTTGATTCATGGAAGGTTGATAAAACTGATAACCATGCCCTCCTAATTCTTTGGCACGATAAAGGGCTATATCGGCATTCTTGAGAAGAGTATCAGGGTTGTCTCCATCTTGGGGATAAATCGATATACCAATGCTGAGACTGGCATAAAGTTGGAATTCCAAAATTTGAAATGGTTGTCTGAGACTATGAAGAATTCTCTCTGCTACCCTTGTGGCTTCGTTACTATTATTTATTTCCGATAACAAAATAGTAAATTCATCTCCCCCCCAACGGGCAATAGTATCTAAATTTCTCAGGGATTTTTGCAATCTTTTGGCTACATTTTGTAAAAATTGATCTCCGATTTGATGTCCTAAAGTATCATTGATATTCTTGAAACGATCTAAATCAATGAATAAAATTGCCATTTTATGTTCATAAGTACGGGCATTGGCGATCGCCTTGTATAATTGTTCATTAAAGAAATTACGATTACCCAACTTCGTCAATAAATCATGGGATGCCTGATAACGTAACATTTCCTCAGATATTTTTCTTTCCGTAATATCTCTCACTGCATAACAAATAACCTCCTTGGCACTATAGTAAATAATGCTAATATTTACCTCCACAGGAATTAAACTACCATCCTGACAACGATGGAGAGATTCTTGCACCAAATCAAGCCTATTTTGATGAATTTTATCAATAATACTATCGATAATTTCCCCATCAACAGCTACTAAATCATATAGTTTAAGAGATAAAATTTCTTGACTACTATGACCTGTCAAACTACAATAAGCATTATTAGCCTCCAAAATATCCTTTGTCATAGGATCAACCAATATAATCCCTTCAGATATTTGTCTTACTACCGCCCTATACTTTTCCTCGCTTTCCCGCAGGGCTTCCTCAATATAATTTTTGTTTTTAAACTCAAAAATATAACTAACAATAACCTGTCTATCGCCATTGAGATAAGCTGATTGAGTATAGCGATCATTATTGTAAGTTATTTGACGCACAACAATATTATCCTCTTGTTTTTCCACCTCCTCTAATAAATCAGTCAGAAAGGGATTCTCTTGGATATTATCCTTCAGATTGGGAAAATAGCGATCAAAAAAGATATTCGTATGAATTACCTTTCCTTCTAAATCAGTTTCCAGAATGCCGTAACATAAATCATCTTTTTCATCATAAATTTGATCTAACATCTCCTTAATAAGAGACAATCTCTCCTTTTTAAATTCAGTAGGAGAAGAAGAATCTAAAGAATTTTCCTCAAATGTCAGAGTTTTTTGTGTTTTATCCGTCAAAAATGGGGCTTCTTTTTGTTCGATGGTTAAAGGTTGAGTTTTATCATCGTCATCATAGCCACTCGAATCCACTAAACTATAAGAGGCAAAAACCTTTTGTCCACCAATATAAATAGCATCCCCTGATTTTAATTCATGGGATAAACATTTATTTCCATTCACATACAACCCATTGGCACTTCTGTTTCCCTTTAAATCTCCATCAATAATCCAAAATACTTTTTTATCCTTATTTTCCTTATATTTCACGGGTAATATGGTACAGTGATAACGAGAAATGGTGGGATCGTGAATAACAATAGTATTACTAGAGTGACGACCAATAGAATATACTTCGTTATTTAAGACAATAGATTTTTGTTTGTTATCATATTCTATGGTCAATAGATGTTGAAAATCTGTACTTGATTCAATCATAATTATTGGTAAACAATCTCTAGGAGAATAAGGAAAACAACCGTCATCGATTGCTCAATAAAAAGTCTAATGGCATAGCTAGTAGAGAAGACAAAGACAAAAAATATCTGGGAGAAAATATAAGATCATTTTATTTACACCTAAATTTATCCTGTCACCAGAAAGATATTTTTAGAAACATATTATTAGTTTATTTCTCTTCAGAAGAGTAAAAGGTAGCGAACTTAATATAATTAAAATTTAGAAAATTGTCGATTCATCAAGTTTAACAAATCCTTTAAGACTTGTTTGTCTGTGAATTGCGTTAAGATTTTTCCCCTGTAGCAATATCCCAAAACCCCCTAATCCTTGGGGGTTGATCAATTCATGTAATTGATTACGACGTTGCCATAATTTGGATAATAATATTCTACCATCAGATAAATTATTTAGTCGATCGCCCAAACCCAAAGCCATCAAAAATAATGCTTGTTGAGTAAAATCTATTTTTTCTAGGTCAAAACTGGTGCCAATTTTTTCTAGGGCAGTAAAATTAACATGGCTAGTAATATCTTGAAGCCCTATATTTACGTAGGGGTTATTATGATGACGATGCTGATAGTAACACTTTAATGTACCTTCATATCTTTGAGGATGATAATATTTTTCACTATCATAACCATAGTCTACGGTTAAAACATAACCTTGTTTTAGGGTTTGGGCAATTTTTTCCAAAATATCAAAGGCATATAAATTAATTTCTGTCTGATAGTTATCAGGGTAAAGGGGAGAGTTGAAATCTATATTATTAATAGTTAGATATTCATTAATTTTTTGGGTTGATAAAGCTCCATATTTTTCTGTAACTTTACCATGGTTAACTGTGACATAAATTTCTTGTAACTTGCCTTCTTTTTTAATAATACGATGAACAGGAAAAGCATCGATTAATTCATTACTAATAAAACAACCCACAATAGATTCTGAAGGGATTTCATCCCATTTTGCCCACTGAAGAGGATATTTTTCTGAAGGTAATAGTTGCTGTTGTTTTTCTTTTAATATCGTTGATTTTTCAATAATTAAATATTGAATATGACTATAAAAATCTTTATTATTAATGGCTAAATAATCTAAAATGATTTTGGCTAATTGACCTTCCCCTGCACCCATTTCTACAATGGTAAATTGAGTAGGTTTATCTAAAATTTGCCAAAATTGTTCTATTTGAATGGCTAATAGTTCCCCAAAATCTTCGGAGATTGAAGACGAAGTAAAAAAGTCTCCTTCCTTACCAATAGCGATCGCCCTTGAATTATAATATCCATATTGCTGATCATAGAGACACATTTCCATATATTCAGCAAAAGTTATTTGTTTGTGGGATGAAGTGTAGATGCGATCGACGATTTTTTCAAATAACAGGGCAGAATTATTAGAACCTTTTAACATAAAACATGATTACAGTGAAGAGTCAATGAAATGTAAGATAATTTCACCTAACTTACAGTCATTGTAAAAATAATTTTACCAAAAAATGATCTAATTTCCTGCCCTAGAGGGGATAATAATATTATGACCATTAGTAATGATAGATCTAAATCAATTTTTTTGCATCTATATAATTTTTTTATATCCTACACAAAATAAAATTTTATTGACAAACAAACTAATTAATTAAAAAGCATTTGTTACCCATCAAAATCATGAAAAATGATGCCCCATGTCAAGGAAAATAATAAGTAAAAAAAAATCTCTTAACTTCTACTTATTTTTAGCCTCCCTAATAATTCCCTTAGTGAGTTATATATATTTAGAGGCGAAAATTGTTGCACAAAATACACAAAAAGAAAAAGAATATACAAAAATAAAAGAGATAGCTGAATCGATTACTTTTAAAATTTTTCCTCAAGATATGACTGTCAATATTGGAGGTTCAGGGGTCTTAATTGATAAACAAAATAATCATTATTATATAATTACTAATAACCATGTAGTAGAAGATGTCACCCTTGAGTATCAAATAAAATCTCACCAAGGTAACATTTATCCTGTGGAAATAATTGCTCAAAACAATCAAGACTCTACAGTAGATGACTTAGCATTGCTCAAATTTTACTCAGAGACTAACTATTATCCCGTCAAACTAAGTGATGATGATAACTTATCCAATAATCAATTAATTATTGCCAGTGGATTTCCTTTTGATGAAAAACTCGAACAACAAGCAGACATAAAATATACCATTGGTAACATAAAAATTATTCTTTCTCAACCTCTTAAAGGAGGTTATCAATTTGGCTATACCAATGAAATTAATAACGGTATGAGTGGAGGGGCAATTTTAAATATGAACGGTGAATTAATAGGAATTAATGGCTTAGGGAAATATCCCGCCATTGGTAATCCCTACATATATCAAAATGGTGCCGAAATTAACGATATTTCTTGGGATAAAATGAGCGAAATGAGTTGGGGCATTCCTATTAAATCCATTAAAACATTTACAGCTAATTTAGAATAACTATTTTCTAGCTAATACCATATAATTTAACAATTAAAAGAGGAATCAAAAAAGTAAAACAAATAGTTAAAGGTAAACCCACACGGGTATAATCAAGAAACTTGTACCCCCCCGGTGCATAAACCATCGTATTGGTTTGATAGCCAATGGGTGCAAGATAACTATTAGAAGCGGCAAAAGTCACCGCATACATAAAAGCAAGAGGATTCAAACCAACAATTTCTGCCACCTTCACTGCAATGGGAATCATTAACACCACAGCAGCGTTATTCGATAATATTTCAGTGAGAATACAGGTGGCCAGATAAAACACCACTAAAATCCAATACCCCGGTAAATTACCACCAATATTTAATAAATTATCTGCTAACCATTCATTGGTACCAGAATTATCCATGGCAATACCCAACGGAATCAACCCTGCCAACAAGAAAATAATATCCCAACGTACTGCCCCATAAATTTCTCCCGGCTTCAGGCAACCAGTGATAACCATTAATACTACCCCTGTTAAGCTGGTGACGAGAATTGGTGCTAAGTCGAACCCTGCGATCGCAATTACCCCTATAATAATCATAAGAGCTATACCAGCCTTATCAGTACGTAAACCCTCCCTATCCTTTTCCTCCAAAACTAATAATTCCCTGGTGGTTTGTAAACCGATAAAACTCTCCTTGGGTGCTTGTACTAATAATAAATCACCAAACTTAAGAGAAGTTTTACCCAGCCTTTCCCTAATTAATTCTTGCCCTCTTCTAATGGCTAAAACCGTGGCATTATAACGCTGTCTAAATCTTAAATCCTTCAAAGTAGTACCAATCAAACGAGAATTTGAGAGAATTAAAACCTCCGCAATTTTTTCCTCTTGAATAGAATTATTCTCTTCCTCTAAATTATTAGAATTAAATTTAAAATCAGCAAGAATTTCCACCCCTCTTTCATCTTTTATATTCAGTAAATTTGTGCGACTACTTCTGACCAATAAAATATCACCCACCGATAAAACTTTATCCGCCAAAGGAGGGGCAAAATGAATATCATTACGGATAATTTCTAAAACATCTAAATCGAATTTTCTTTGAATTTGACTACCCCTTAAAGTTTGCCCAATTAAACTAGAATTGGGGGGAATAATCATCTCACTGACGTAGTCTTTAATCTCATAATTATCACTCAAAGATTCTCCTCCGGGGGGTTTACGGGCAGGTAAAATATAAGGAGAAAAAAAACCAAGATATAATAAACCAATTATAAATACAGGTAAGCCTAATTTTGTAAACTGAAAAATGGTAAATTCGGGATAACCTAATTGTACCGCCACACCACTAGCCAAAATATTAGTAGAAGTACCGATTAAAGTAATTAATCCTCCCAAAATAGTCGAGAAAGAAAGGGGGATTAATAGTTTTGAAATTGATATTTTTGTTTGTTTACTCCACTGTTCAATTATGGGTAAAAAAATTGCTACTACCGCAGTATTATTAATAAAAGCACTGATAGAACCAACAATGCCACCCATCACCAAAATTTGCCTAGAGGGATGATTTCCACCCCATTTTATTAGCCAATCTCGTACTATATTTAAAATCCCTGTTTTGGTAATTCCAGCACTTAAAATAAACATTGCCATCACCGTGATGGTAGCAGAGTTACCAAATCCTGATATTCCTTCATTGGGAGACACTAAGCCGAATAGCATCAACACAATAGCCACAGAAAGGGCTGTTAAATCTACAGGTAGCCACTCACAAATAAATGCAGTGAGGGTTACAATCAAAATGGTAATAGTTAGGAATATAGGTGATATTTCGGGCATTATATTATTTATTTTTTGTTAGAAATTAGCTGTGACGAATTATATCAAGTTCCAGTAATCAGGTGTGAAAGGAATTAACTTGAGTTTGGGGTAACATTTTTATTTAGCATTTTAAAGGTGTAAACAATTGAAAATTGACAATTAATTATTCTCTTTTGCCTATTGCCTGTTGCCTGTTGCCTGTTGCCTTTCCTGACTGATAACTATTATCCCGAACGGAGGTTATATTAGGAAAATATATCTCTAAAAAACTTGATTCTTTCCTCCCTTGATTCTGGCCCAAAATTCCATAAACTTTCATAGAAAAAGAAAGAAACTCCCCCATAATTTTCTGCACGGGTGCGATTAACCTGTTGTTTTATCATCTCTAATGGCACTTGTCGCCCCTTTAAGCCGCTCAAAAGTGCGATCGCACTCGGGACCTTATTCTTAGCATTTTGGATGTCTTCTTGGAGAATTTCTCGATTAAAAGCCATCATATTATCCCGATAAACCTGTAATAACAACTCATCCATCAAACCCATTTTTTCCCATTTTGCCCAATCTAATAAATATTGTTCCAAAGAAAACTCTTGAGGATTGGGGGAGATAGATAAAATAATATCAGGCTTAATTGCCTTAATTTGTCCATGGAGAGTCGCTAAATATTCGGTAATTTTATCCGCGCGCCATTGTACCCATTCAGCATTGAGGGCATT
The sequence above is a segment of the Cyanobacterium stanieri PCC 7202 genome. Coding sequences within it:
- a CDS encoding TrkA-C domain protein (PFAM: Sodium:sulfate symporter transmembrane region; TrkA-C domain; Citrate transporter~COGs: COG0471 Di- and tricarboxylate transporter~InterPro IPR004680:IPR006037:IPR001898~KEGG: mar:MAE_12960 sodium/sulfate symporter~PFAM: TrkA-C domain protein; Citrate transporter~SPTR: TrkA-C domain protein) produces the protein MPEISPIFLTITILIVTLTAFICEWLPVDLTALSVAIVLMLFGLVSPNEGISGFGNSATITVMAMFILSAGITKTGILNIVRDWLIKWGGNHPSRQILVMGGIVGSISAFINNTAVVAIFLPIIEQWSKQTKISISKLLIPLSFSTILGGLITLIGTSTNILASGVAVQLGYPEFTIFQFTKLGLPVFIIGLLYLGFFSPYILPARKPPGGESLSDNYEIKDYVSEMIIPPNSSLIGQTLRGSQIQRKFDLDVLEIIRNDIHFAPPLADKVLSVGDILLVRSSRTNLLNIKDERGVEILADFKFNSNNLEEENNSIQEEKIAEVLILSNSRLIGTTLKDLRFRQRYNATVLAIRRGQELIRERLGKTSLKFGDLLLVQAPKESFIGLQTTRELLVLEEKDREGLRTDKAGIALMIIIGVIAIAGFDLAPILVTSLTGVVLMVITGCLKPGEIYGAVRWDIIFLLAGLIPLGIAMDNSGTNEWLADNLLNIGGNLPGYWILVVFYLATCILTEILSNNAAVVLMIPIAVKVAEIVGLNPLAFMYAVTFAASNSYLAPIGYQTNTMVYAPGGYKFLDYTRVGLPLTICFTFLIPLLIVKLYGIS
- a CDS encoding peptidase S1 and S6 chymotrypsin/Hap (PFAM: Trypsin~COGs: COG0265 Trypsin-like serine protease typically periplasmic contain C-terminal PDZ domain~InterPro IPR001254~KEGG: ter:Tery_3046 peptidase S1 and S6, chymotrypsin/Hap~PFAM: peptidase S1 and S6 chymotrypsin/Hap~SPTR: Peptidase S1 and S6 chymotrypsin/Hap), which translates into the protein MSRKIISKKKSLNFYLFLASLIIPLVSYIYLEAKIVAQNTQKEKEYTKIKEIAESITFKIFPQDMTVNIGGSGVLIDKQNNHYYIITNNHVVEDVTLEYQIKSHQGNIYPVEIIAQNNQDSTVDDLALLKFYSETNYYPVKLSDDDNLSNNQLIIASGFPFDEKLEQQADIKYTIGNIKIILSQPLKGGYQFGYTNEINNGMSGGAILNMNGELIGINGLGKYPAIGNPYIYQNGAEINDISWDKMSEMSWGIPIKSIKTFTANLE